The genomic interval GATGTTGGATTACCAACATCTTTGGTCAATTGGGAAGGATACCCAGTTGGCTTCTGGTTCTGTTTCCATAAACAGACTCTGACAAGTTTATCCAAAATGAGAAGTTGAACTGCAATGTCTAGGgcataaaaatcaaaatgcaagTTGACTCTTCAtgtaagtgttttctttttttcttttatgaggaGTTTTTCATAATTATGCTTCActgtaatttaaaacttttaaaaacttaatatttcTAAGCCAAGGAGAAAGTTCAGACATTATGGAATAGtaacagatttattttaaatacctggtcagaaaggttaagaaaaataaaatatagataccTCTTTGACCAAATGCAGATGGAACAATGAATGATGGTGTTTCTTCATAGTCATGAAAAAATCTGCACATAGGTATCTAAAACTCCTCAATGCCTCCTAAAATCCCCCTGGTTTACAATGGCATTTTAGAAAAACATAACAAGTGCACACTATATGATCTTATTTGAGATCCAGTGACTAGGGAATAAATTGcagatagagagaaaaaaaagtaaatccttCCTTATAGCTAAAAAATCTATATTATGGggtcaagaaaaaaatctattttatgctTCAGAGTACCATCCACTCGAAACCTATTGTCAGGGTTTAAACATTTTCAAGCTTCattaggaatttatttatttatttatttttaaatatttattttttaggtgtagatggacacaacacaatgtactgaggatcgaacccgggtcccgcccttgctaggcaagcgctctaccagctGAGTCACAATCCCCTCCCCTTCATTAGGAATTTATCATGACCATTTTTATATAGTGTATAGGTCCTTATTATTTCATCACCTGACTCCTTTCCCTGCTTATTGTGCCTACCTGATTGTTGGTCAAGACCCAGAGAACACTCATCTGGACCTGGCAGGTTATTTGCCAGATCAGACTGAACTGCATGTCAAAATACTGACCACTAGATGGCAGCAATTGAGTAGactttctctcctcccctccttcacCCAGTCTAGTGTTCCCAGGTCAAGGCTGCTTTTGGTAATGGTCCCATTCTGTCTCTGCAGCCAGAATCCCACTGCAGATGAAGTCTTGTCCTGGTCTCAAAATTTCGACAAGATGATGAAGGCCCCTGCAGGAAGGAACCTGTTCAGAGAGTTCCTGCGAACAGAATACAGTGAAGAGAATCTACTTTTCTGGCTCGCCTGTGAAGACTTAAAGAAAGAGCAGAACAAAAATGTAATTGAAGAAAAGGCCAGAATGATATACGAAGATTACATTTCCATTCTATCGCCAAAAGAGGTAAAAATCTGGAAAACACTGAGGTGGGCTCTCTAAGACCAAGGAGAGCCTTAAAGGAACCACAATCCAATCCAAATTGGGTAGTGCATGCGATGTGGACAGGTCAGAAGACTTCTCTGAGCATATTACTGAACTTCCAAACCATGAATATCCCTGTTTGAAGGTCAGGTTCCTCCACTATTCTTTGATCCCTTATCTCTGGCTGAACCGTGTGTGGTAGTCTACTTGCTTCTCAGAACTAACACCTGTTTAAGCAACTTGCTGTGGCTTaaagtaaaatggaaaagaagaatttaccTCAGGGTGATGCTTCTCGAAACATCTTCCCTAGGTCACTCCTATGAAAGCAAGTCTAAAAAGCAAATTCTTGAGGCCTACCCATGACTATGCTAGATCTGAAGTTTGGGAAACAGAGCCTAGGAATCTGCACtttgtttttatacatgtactaGTTTGAAAACTTCTGGCATAagggctcaaaaaaaaaaaaaaccagtaacaTATTTGTTGATGCTTATGATTGGATTTTTCAGCACTGAAAATGGGCTCTTATCACCATTGATATTTTCAGGGCAAGGGTGGGAAATAGAAATTATCTGACTTATTCTATTCTGTTACAGAAAATGCAAACTTGTTTTCCCATTGCCAGGATATACCTAATCAATAAGAAACACCTCCAGCCATCAAATAGCATGCTCctcttaacttttaaaaaattaatttaattttgtgcATGAGAAATGCTGCAGCTGACAAAGTTAGAAGCCCTGGGATAACAGTGTGGCCAGCCGCCCCCCGAGTGTCAGAGCTTCAGAGTGCTTTCATGCCCTGAGAGAACCCAGGGACCTGGGGAGGCTGTCTTTGTCCTTACCCTCCGTTGCCTTTTCTGTCTCTACTACACTACTGTGATTCTACCTGCGCTGTTAGATTTCTGGTCCTGGTGCTTTCTGTTCCCTTTGGCCTGCACACTGCCCTCTTGTGCCCTAGGACTGGGCTGTTGTCATCAGTGTTTCATTGAGTGCTCAAGATGGCCCAGTCCTgctttttgggtttttgttagttgttgatggattatgttatttatttatttatataaacttctgagaatcgaacccagtgtctcccacatgctaggtaagtgctccagcactgagccacaaccccagcccccagatcctGCTTTGAGACCTGAAAAATGCATTTTCATCTACTTTACCAATCTCTAAGTTGGAAATGGTACATAAACGATTTCACTTCCAATAAAGTGTACttaaattctttaattatttttatctgttagGTTAAAGTGTCACTGGAATTCCAGATACTCCAGCAGTATTCTCTCTACAAAATGAGAAAACTTCCTAAATTGGAGGCACAAAAGAttgattcatttttcatttcctgcATTAATATAGAAATAGTCGTAGAAACTAAGTAGGGAACTTTTACATTTATTACTGAAATCACTTTGTATTTCTAACAGTAGAATAATTctacatccaaaaaaaaaatccattcttcaGTTCTCTGTTGTGTCTAAAACCTCAGGATCTAATCAACTCTTCTTGAATCTTATTAGcataatgattttattctcatttgtatTTCAAAGTTGCATTATATAGCAAATAAGACATATGATCCATTTGTGCCCCATTTGTGTCCTTGCCTATAGTTACACAAAATTACAGAGTCACTGGGAAGATTATCTAGCCCATTTCTCTCCCCAGAGTATGTGACGTGTGTCGTCTTAAAAGTGATAGTTGTCTGGATTACCTAGGTCAGTACTTTATACTACGTACAGTTCGCTTTAAAAGttgttccactttttaaaaattgttaggaaaaaaatgtgttctccATATTTAGTACTtaccatttctttatttctatggtCCCCATGTCCTGGCCTTTAGTTTTTATGTGGGGCACTTGTACTGTTCTCATAGCTCCTCGTTCTCAGATGTCCTGGTTGATGGAGCTTTGTAAAATACTTGATTTTCACAAAATTACTTCTTCTTTGTGATGTGCTGAGAGTTACCAGAGAGATACTGACTATTGAAATATAAACTTAGGTTTTCACGTTTTTTTGCTAAAATAATGAAGTTATGTTTTGgcctaatttctttattttgaacatgaatttcACCACAAAGTCTTTAAGATAGTATTTCCTAATCAGGAACATGACCTTTTTAACTTTTCACAAAgactaataaataatttaatagccatatttattttttccatttttcctaaCACCCACATTTGATCCATTACCTACCCTAAATCTCAAAATATCATATAATGGagagcaaaaagagaaagagttaGAATTCACATTTTTATCATGTTGCTACTTATGTGCTGACTtgtgaataaattataaataacttTTGATATAGAATCTAAGTTACACAACTGTATGAAGTGCCTTTGTTTAGTTACCTGGTTTTTCTCTCCTCAAGTTAGTAGTAATTATATTTGATTATTGTTTACTCTCAAAAACCAAGTACAATGAAGGTAGGTCTTTTCATGTatacaaaataattattgaaaagcTGTATTTTAAGCCAAGGAATGGATATATTTACTCTTGAGCCATGTTCAATGATTTGATTCACAAAACATCATGGAAATTAGAGCCCTTTCCAATCTATTTTAGCTTGGTGATGACCCTGTGCGAACTTTTCTCAGTCTCTAATCAGGCACCACGCATTACTGACAACATTGCATTATTGTTCTTCAAATGTTGTTTTCCTTGGTAAGAACACATGTCACATCCAGGAGATCCCTGATTATTTAGTAGTCAGAGCATGGGATGAATGTCCAGGTGCATAGGATTCCAGTCCTGGCTCTGAAACACCCTAATTGTGTGACTTGGATAAATCACTTAACCTTTTTTGAGTCTTGTTATTCAGTTCATTTATTTACAAGAGTAACCATAAAAATGGGCACAGAGACTAACCATAACCTCCCCCACCAAATGACAGAGCTAATCAATATGGTCCTCCTACTCAGATTGAACTTCGAATCTTAGCACAGCTTTTAAGACAGCCACTACATGCTGGGGGTGGTAGGGCATGCCTACcacatcccagtggcttggaaggctcaagcaagaggatctcaagttcacagtcagcctcagcaacttagcaagtccctaaacaacatgacaagaccctgtctcaaaataaaagaacaataataattaaaagggctggggatgtgtctcagtagtgTCCCGTGGCCATTTCGTACACTGCTGGAGAGGAAAATTCAATGAGTGCTTAGGTTCAATATCTAcaaccaaaaatcaaaataaaacataggcaCTACAAACTTGATTTCTTACATGAGAACAAAATGATCTGGCCTTACTTactcagatattttttaaaaacatgaaaattttaatcatttataaaatgataataactaAGTTGTGAAGCATTTATTATTGACTAGACTACATTTTCTTCACTcaagtttattttatcttaatttgagttatgtttcattttgttatatgtaGAGAAAGCCTACATTTATAGTTATTTATACATGTaagtatatacatgtgtgtatatatatatatatatatatgacttttttCCTTAATGAAACTATTGAGGCCAATATGGTGGAAATTTCTTCAAATTGTTTCAAGACCaggttttatgcatttttaataatTGGAGTCCCATGAGCCAGGTTCTGGACTGGGTGTTGGGTATATGATAGTGAACAAGACAGACACTGGCCTATCCATTATGGAGTTCACATTCTATGAAGACAGAAAACACACGTTGGAAATAAGTAACTAAAAGTTGTGGTCAACGTTGGAATGGGCAAGGCCGAAGGATAGAGTCTAGAAAGGGGTGTtcagaaaagaaactgagaaggTAAAACTCCAGTTGACACAAAAGCAGAGACATTGACTAGGTTTGATCAAAACGTTGTCCTCATAGTTATGATAAATTATTACATCTCCTCTTATCTCTCCACATTGGGCTCAAAGTTCACTGTTGGTAAGAGGGTCTCACACACATTTTCACAATCTACATCTCACCAAGTCCTTCAGCCAGGAGAAGAGAGGCCAACACTTCACAGCAGAGAAAACTGGTCCTCAGAGAGGAAAAGTGGATGTCAGGAGACATTGCAGTTGAATCTGGTGGCTATAGAACACAAACCCAGGAACCTGTGACTCCAACCGAGGAGCTCTTCCTACTGAAGCATGTGGAGTCCTTCCTCCATTGTGCAGTATCTTCTTCATGACTGACGTCTATAAACCCAACTTTATTAACCCAACTTTAGAACTTtagataaaaaaaagataaaaatgagaaacCACCACCCTACCACATGCTGGAACTCTCAAAACAAACAAGATATGCTATCTCATCTGAGTCCACCCAAGAATACAATCACTTCATTTAATCTTACTAATAATCTTTGCCTACTTGCAAGCAAACTGTATTCGTAGTCCTATCAACAGTCTCCTAGTGTATTTCCAGAGACTGCATGTGCAAAGTAAAGCTGTTTCATAGAATGCTCCAATAGATGCAATCATATCATCCATCttatttgtaatttataattattttcagtaGAAATAACAagcataaaataatacataagtAATGTGCACGTGCTCAAGAGTTACTAAAATTGATAGGAGAATCAGATATCTTTGGTTCTAAAAccaaaaatgtggggaaaataaatttagttaaaattaagaaaaaatctcCAGCGGCAAAAGTTCTAACTGGTAAAATCTGATAGGTgcttataaatgaaaaaacaaaattattgatCAGAATTTGACTTGGAAAAGAATcctaaataaaacaatttcttaaaaataagatggaaaatggGAGGAAGTATTTAATCaggttatattaaaaaattattcagaaaatcAACATAAAGAAAGtcttatgggaaaaaaaagattttcagtgaaaattattttcactaCAATTCTGACAACCATATCCATGGGGTcaaaattttcattatatcttAAGGactagaacaaaaacaaaaaaaaaaacaacaaaatataggtAAGATCAGAATGTGTGCTCCCTCCCAGAAGTATTCACCTAGCACAGTAATCCCCTTCAATGCATAGGAAATCTAGTAAGTTTGACCAGAGTACACCAATGTTTAGCCCAGATCTTCCCAAACCACACTATTAAGATTTCTGTCTTCATTCCCCCCACTTTACCTGTATACTCTTGTGAAACCTAAGCACTCATTGAATTTTCCTCTCCAGTAGTGTATGAAATGGCCACGGGACAGTTTCCTATGTTTGCTATGCTTCCAAGccattctcatttcttcttccaGCCTCCTCCCTGTGGGATTGAATATTTCCGAGTCCACAGAGGCTGCCATAAAATCACTTCCATCTTTGTGAAGCTGCAGTTGCCGCCTCCCTAAACTGACAGTGGTCAGCACTGTTGAAACCAGCAGCTAAATGCTACCAATGAAATGCTCCCAAATTCTCAGGAGTCAGAGAGATCTCATGCGTCAGATCTCACGGTAGCTGTATTTGTATGTAAACTGTTACTGCTGTAATAcagacagagaaaaaagacaACTTCCCTTGCCTAAAGAATGCTCTTGTACTGCTCAGCTTTATCTCTCCTTGGGATAAGATTTTCCCAGGAACTCCTCAGCCCCGAATGATGAGGTGGACCCCAGTTAAGATGGCTTACAAGCCATCTAGAGATGCCTGATCCTAGGGTGATTGTGGCCCAGGCCCAAGCCTGGATCCACCCCATTGCCTTGTATTATAGATGATCCTCATTGTGAAGCACAAGACACCACAAGATGAAACTGTAGATTGTTATTCCCATGGGCTTAAACTTGTTATTGACTTCTCTACACTTCTTTTGACTGACAACCTTTCAAACAAACAAGATATTAaggtaaatgttttatttttcaaatagaaaaataaaaatagaaataacaaatgcGCTTTTGTTACAGATTGGCAAATGTTAAGCTGTACTACTTTATGCTATTTTActagtttttaatttgcaaagaaaatgaatgacTCAAAACAAGTAATAATTAAGGTTATTGTATTTCTCTGTCTTCAGATAACTTTAAGCTATTGATTCTAGCTACTGATAAGGGACTATTATATAAACTTAATGATGCTATTATTTATGAAGTAAATgatcctatttttttctatttaatataaaatgttcttCTCCATTGAAACAGAAAGTTATctcaagtttaaaaataaaaccaccatttacAAAAACAGTGGCATGTGTTTGGTAAGACTTCACCCTACCAGAACAACCCATTTCAAAATAAGATGAATCAGTTTAAACTTTAATGTCAATATTGTGCCACTGagtaaaaatgcaaaagataCCTTtagatgaaataagaaaatggcGTCGGGGGggaattatctatttttatggtttggtaATTGATGATGACTTCGAATGCtacagaaatgaaaaactaaatgaTACACTTccataacattattttttaaggaatttcctacaaagaaaaatacacagTTCAGCCAGAAACTTATAATTTTTCTATCTATAAATTGGTCTAACTAAACCATCGAAATTTAGTCTGGATCACCCTTTCCTGACAAACCTAGCAGCCGTCCCTGGAGTGTATCAGTCAACCCAATTCCACATTATCTGTAGAGCTCAGGAATCTGGGAACACTCGATGGAATGTGAGTGGCTTCATCCAGAGACTGTCTTGGGCCCCAGACAGTGATGGGAAAAGAAACCAGAACCAAAGAAACTGTTGATAAATGCTTATAACAGGCTGTGTAGGTATAAATATGTATGTTGTGAATATTATTAGACAAGTAAACATGGGTCACAATTTCCTATTCCTTGCTCAGTAGTAAAGTTGAAGAAATCAGTCAGGGCTCTTAGAGTGTTTCTTAAACAAGGCATTCAAGGCAGAGTATCAATCCTGTTCCCCAAGAATGCCCTCATTGCTACTTATTTTCCACTCTTCCCTTCCCAGTGTGTCCTTACCTGTTCCAGGTGGATCAGCCTGGAATGGGAGGAGGGTGCTATATCACAACAGAATATCATTTCTATGCACTTTCCTTTTTTCTGggagtgggtaccagggattgaagtacatccccagccctattttgttttttatttagagacacggtctcactgagttgcttagtgccttgcagttgctgaggctggctttgaacttgaaaatcctcctatctcagcctccaagatgctgggattacaggcatgtgccaccatgcctggcttctatGCACTTCTCAAATAACACTGCATTggttattttaatacatattctTAGTTCCTATTTATAGTTTTCTCAGAGATTCCATCTCAAGCAATTTTTCTGCTTTATGTTCAGTACAGAGATCTTTGGATGCATTGCAATGCAAGGATGTTTCCTGGGTCTTGCCCAGTAGATACATCATTAAGAATGCCTCCTGTGCTTCTGCTTCACTCTGCTCTTCCACATTCTGCTTTTCCTATGTGATGCCATAGGATCTGTTGGGATAAGAAACGATTGAGAATCAGCCTTGATATGCATGTTAATTTTGATCGGAGAACTCTTCTCTGCCAATAGAGTTTTACCCTATTATCGAATAAACTCCCCAACAgttaaagaaaaggaggaagtgaATTTATAATCTGGTTATTCTCTGGTACCTCATTGGTGAATGAAACTCTCAATAGCTCCTGAATGAatgcatagaaaaaataaatccaagttAGTCAAGATGTTTGTGAACCAGACTTCTGGCAGAAAgactcattttttgttttttttttttttttgtctgtttaaaTCAAAGAGTGGAGGGAGAAAATTATACAAGGTTATGTGGCCTTTGAAAAGATGACCTCAAGATTTTCAATAGTTGAATTTACTCTTTGATGTTTGTCTGAAATGTTAAAAACCTGCATTTATTTAATTGAggtcttttgaaaaaatatatgatttaatGGGTctgctctattttctttttaggtCAGTCTCGATTCTCGAGTTAGAGAGGTGATCAATAGAAATCTGTTGGATCCTAATCCTCACATGTATGAAGATGCCCAACTTCAGATATATACCTTAATGCACAGAGATTCTTTCCCAAGGTTTTTGAACTCTCAGATCTATAAGTCATTTGTTGAAAGTACTGCCGGCTCTTCTTCTgaatcttaattttcatttaaaaaaacatcagttttggagggctgggatggggaataaaaatagttaaataatacAGAAA from Ictidomys tridecemlineatus isolate mIctTri1 chromosome 8, mIctTri1.hap1, whole genome shotgun sequence carries:
- the Rgs17 gene encoding regulator of G-protein signaling 17 isoform X2; its protein translation is MRKRQQSQNEGTPAVAQAPGNQRPNNTCCFCWCCCCSCSCLTVRNEERGETAGRPTHTTKMESIQVLEECQNPTADEVLSWSQNFDKMMKAPAGRNLFREFLRTEYSEENLLFWLACEDLKKEQNKNVIEEKARMIYEDYISILSPKEVSLDSRVREVINRNLLDPNPHMYEDAQLQIYTLMHRDSFPRFLNSQIYKSFVESTAGSSSES
- the Rgs17 gene encoding regulator of G-protein signaling 17 isoform X1; the protein is MRKRQQSQNEGTPAVAQAPGNQRPNNTCCFCWCCCCSCSCLTVRNEERGETAGRPTHTTKMESIQVLEECQNPTADEVLSWSQNFDKMMKAPAGRNLFREFLRTEYSEENLLFWLACEDLKKEQNKNVIEEKARMIYEDYISILSPKEMILIVKHKTPQDETVDCYSHGLKLVIDFSTLLLTDNLSNKQDIKVSLDSRVREVINRNLLDPNPHMYEDAQLQIYTLMHRDSFPRFLNSQIYKSFVESTAGSSSES